The genomic segment CACGATCGGAACGCCGGCGGCCTTGGCGTGGTTGAGCGCCTCGATCGTCTGCGGCATGACACCGTCATCGGCTGCGACCACGAGGATCACGATGTCGGTTGCCTGCGCACCACGGGCACGCATGGCGGTGAACGCCTCGTGGCCCGGTGTATCGATCAGCGTGATGCGACGCTCGGTGCCGTCAACTTCGGTCGCGACCTGGTAGGCGCCGATGGACTGCGTGATGCCACCGGCTTCCTTGTCGACAACGTTGGCGTTGCGGAGTGCGTCGAGCAGCTTGGTCTTACCGTGATCGACGTGACCCATGACGGTCACGACCGGCGGACGCGGAGCGAGGTCCTTGTCGTCGCCCTCGTGCTCACCGAACTCGAGGTCGAACGACTCGAGCAGCTCGCGGTCCTCGTCTTCGGGCGAGATGATCTCAACGTTGTAGTTGAGCTCTTCGCCGAGCAGCAGCAGCGTCTCGTCATTGGCCGACTGAGTGGCCGTGACGATCTCACCGAGGTGGAACAGCACCTCGACGAGCGACGCGGAGTCTGCGCCAATCTTCTCGGCGAAGTCGCTCAGCGACGAGCCGCGAGTCAGGCGTACGTTCTCGCCGTCGCCCTTGCGTACGCGGACTCCGCCGATGGCAGGAGCCTGCATCTGGTCGTATTCCTGGCGCTTGGCGCGCTTGCTCTTGCGTCCACGACGTACGGGACCGCCGGCGCGACCGAACGCGCCCTGGGTGCCACCACGCGTGTTGCGACCAGCAGGACCGCCACCGCTGCGCGGAGGACCGAATCCTCCACCGCCACCGGGTGCTCCGCCGGGTCCACCGCGACCGGGTGCGCCTCCGCCACCGGGTGCTCCGCCTGGACGGCCTTGGTAACCACCGGGTGCACCGCGACCGGGTGCGCCACCGGGTCCACCGCGACCGGCGCCGGGTCCGCCACGAGCCTGGTCACGGCTCGTCGGAGGACCGCCGAGGCCGGACTGACGCGGCATCATCGCGGGGTTGGGGCGAGGCATACCGGGAACTGCCGGTGCTGCCGCTGCGCCACCTTCGCGTGCTGCAGGGGGACGCGGGGCGCGCTGCATGCCCTGCGTCGATGAGAACGGGTTGTTGCCGGGGCGTGCGCCACCTGCACCAGGCGCGCGGGGGCCGGGGCTGGGAGCGCCACCGGGGCGCGGGGCCGCGGGGGCTTCAGTTGCGGCAGCGGGAGCCTCGACGGGCGCTTCAGCGACCGGCTCAGGCTCGGGCTCCGCGACAACGCGCGGGCCGGGCGTAGGACCGGTGGGCTTCTCGGCGACCGGCTCGGGCGCTTCGACAACCTCGGCCGGAGCCTCAGCAGGCGCTGCAGCCTTGGCGGGGGCAGCCTTCTTGGCGGCGGGCTTGCCGCCGGACTTCTTGGCACCTTGGGCGCGCAGCGCTTCACCGTGTTCTTCGGTGAGGCGGCGTACGACGGGCGCTTCGACGGTCGAGGAAGCCGACTTTACGTACTCACCCATGTCTTTCAGGGTGGACAGGACGACTTTGCTCTCGACACCGAACTCGCGGGCGAGCTCGTGGACTCTTACAGCCACTTTTCTCCTTCAGGGGGTCCGACCCAAAGGAGGATCAGACCTAGTTGACGTGCAGGCTCATCGGTCAGTACTCATCGGTGAGTACTCATCGGTTCGTCATGAGCGGGGTGCTCCGATTCGTGGTCTGGGAACGCTGTGTGCGTTCCTCGTGGTCATTCAGCAGGTGGTGATTCGCTGATCATGGCACTCAGCGCATTCAGGTCAAGCGACCCTTCGACTCGAAGGGCCCGACCAAACGCTTTGCGTCGTGTCGCGAGCTCCAGGCACCGTGCCGTTGGGTGCAGATGCGCCCCGCGGCCCGGCAACGATCGGCTCAGATCGGGTGTCACGACCGTGGTCGTGGACTCCTTAGCTGCGACGACTCGCACCAGAGTGGTCTTGTCCGCACGCTCTCGGCAGCCGATGCACGTACGAAGGACCTCGGTCAGTCTACCCGTTTCGCGAGGCGGCTGCGCCATCGGTTCCCGTGCCGTCTCCCGTGGCGGGGACTTCGGTGTCGGAGCGGATGTCGATGCGCCATCCGGTCAGCTTGGCGGCGAGCCGCGCATTCTGACCTTCCTTGCCGATCGCGAGCGACAGCTGAAAATCGGGTACGACAACCCGCGCCGAGCGCGTCGTCGGGTCGACCAGCGTGACGCCCTTGACCTGCGAGGGCGACAGTGCGTGCGCGATGAATTCCGCGGGATCGTCGCTGTAATCGACGATGTCGATCTTTTCGCCGTGCAGCTCGTGCATGACGTTGCGTACGCGTGACCCCATGGGACCGATGCAGGAACCCTTGGCGTTGATGCCCGGCACATTGGCGCGTACGGCGATCTTGGTGCGGTGACCTGCTTCGCGGGCAATCGCGACGATTTCGACCGATCCGTCAGCGATTTCGGGCGCTTCAAGCGCGAAAAGAAGCTTCACGAGGTTGGGGTGGGTGCGCGAAACCTTGACGCGCGGTCCCCGCAATCCCTTTTCGACCTCGTACACGTACGCCTTGAGGCGCTCGCCGTGGGCGTACTTCTCCTCGGGCACCCGCTCGGACGCCACGAGAATTGCCTCAATACGACCGAGATCGAGGGCAACATCACCCGGACGGCTCTGCTGGATGACACCGGAGACGATGTCGCCGACGCGGCCAGAGAACTCGCCGTACTTCGCCTCGTCCTCGGCGTCGCGGATGCGCTGCATGATCAGCTGGCGCGCGATCGTCGCGGCAAAGCGGCCGAAGTCGTCAGGAGTGTGCTCGAACTCCTCAGTGAAGTTGGGTTCGGGCCGTTCAACGGGCCCATCGCCCTCCGCCTCGACGGGCTCGTCGTCGGCGAGGCGCTCCTTGGCCCACACGATGACGTGGCCGGTCTTGCGGTTGAGCTCAACGCGCGCATTCGGGAACGATCCCGGCGACTTGTGATAGGCCGAGAGGAGCGCGGTCTCGATGGCCTCGACGACCACCTCGAACGAGATGTCCTTCTCGTGCTCGAGAGCTCTCAGGGCTGCCATGTCGATGTCCATCAGGCGTCCTTCCTGTTCAGCTCGGTCTGTACGAGCGCCGTCACGATCTGGTCATACGCGATCCGCGTCGTGTCTTTCTTGGTGGTCAGCTGGACTCCGGTGTCATCGCTGTCTCCGATGCGACCGTCCAGGGTGATGTCGTCCTCAAGCGTCACGCGTACGAGGCGCCCTGCGTTGCGTCGCCAATGGCGGGGCAAGGTGAGCGGGCGTTCGACACCGCGGGAGGTCACCTCGAGCGTGTAGGGCTCGGCACCCATCACATCGGAGCTGTCGAGAGCCTCAGACAGCGCGCGGGTGGCGTCGGTGATGTGGTCGATCCCGATGCCACCGTCGACATCCAGAGCGATACGAAGGACCTTGCGTCGGCCGCCGGAGCTGAGCTCAACGGCTTCAACATCCAGGCCGAGTGCGGACACACAGTCGTTCACGAGGGTCTCAAGCCTGTCAGTCATTGGCTCGTCCTCCTCTGTTCTGTTGTCGGCATGTTCTGCCGTCCCGCGTTGCGTGTGCCCCCACCCTATCGAACCTCGCGGGACCTACGAACCGTATCGACGCGCGCCCGACGCGGCACCGTCGGATAGCCTGCCGAGGTGATCAGCCGTCGCGCCCTCCTCGGCACCGGAGCGGCAACTGCCATCACCGCTGCTGCCCTCGGAGGCGCCGCGCTCACTCACCGGCTCGACGACCTCGCACGAGGCGTCGGCATCAAGCCTCATCCCGAGCCCGATCCATCGGACTCGAAGCTGCTCGCACGGGTCGCCGTCGACCAGAACACCTTGCTCGCCATGGTCGAAGCGACGGCTGGCGCGCACTCGACCTTGAAGCTGGACCGCTACCTCTCGATCAGCACGTCACATGCGAAGGCGGTCGGTGTGGCTGCCAGCGTGCCCGACGTCGCACCACCGTCCGCCGACCCGGAAACGGCTGTCAGCGACCTATCGTCCGCCTACGCGAACGCCGCTCGTGCGAGAGCTGCCGATGCCCTCGAGGCTGCCTCCCCCGCCCTCGTGCGCGTGCTCGCTTCCATGTCCGCCGGGCTGTACCAGTGCGCCGACGCGATCAAGGACCTGCGATGAGCGCGACCGAGGCCATGCAGAACTGGCTCGCACTTGAGCACGAGTCGGTGTGGCTCTATCCCGTCATCGGAGCGCGGTTCGACCAGCTGACCCAACGGGCCCGCGAGGCTCACGATGCCCACCTCAGCACCCGCGACCACCTGCTGGCGCGGTTGCACACCCTCGACATCGAGCCCGTACCCGCGAAACTGTCGTATGCCGTCGGCTCGCTGAGCTCACCGCAGGTGG from the Aeromicrobium panaciterrae genome contains:
- a CDS encoding YlxR family protein, whose protein sequence is MAQPPRETGRLTEVLRTCIGCRERADKTTLVRVVAAKESTTTVVTPDLSRSLPGRGAHLHPTARCLELATRRKAFGRALRVEGSLDLNALSAMISESPPAE
- the nusA gene encoding transcription termination factor NusA; its protein translation is MDIDMAALRALEHEKDISFEVVVEAIETALLSAYHKSPGSFPNARVELNRKTGHVIVWAKERLADDEPVEAEGDGPVERPEPNFTEEFEHTPDDFGRFAATIARQLIMQRIRDAEDEAKYGEFSGRVGDIVSGVIQQSRPGDVALDLGRIEAILVASERVPEEKYAHGERLKAYVYEVEKGLRGPRVKVSRTHPNLVKLLFALEAPEIADGSVEIVAIAREAGHRTKIAVRANVPGINAKGSCIGPMGSRVRNVMHELHGEKIDIVDYSDDPAEFIAHALSPSQVKGVTLVDPTTRSARVVVPDFQLSLAIGKEGQNARLAAKLTGWRIDIRSDTEVPATGDGTGTDGAAASRNG
- the rimP gene encoding ribosome maturation factor RimP encodes the protein MTDRLETLVNDCVSALGLDVEAVELSSGGRRKVLRIALDVDGGIGIDHITDATRALSEALDSSDVMGAEPYTLEVTSRGVERPLTLPRHWRRNAGRLVRVTLEDDITLDGRIGDSDDTGVQLTTKKDTTRIAYDQIVTALVQTELNRKDA
- the infB gene encoding translation initiation factor IF-2, yielding MAVRVHELAREFGVESKVVLSTLKDMGEYVKSASSTVEAPVVRRLTEEHGEALRAQGAKKSGGKPAAKKAAPAKAAAPAEAPAEVVEAPEPVAEKPTGPTPGPRVVAEPEPEPVAEAPVEAPAAATEAPAAPRPGGAPSPGPRAPGAGGARPGNNPFSSTQGMQRAPRPPAAREGGAAAAPAVPGMPRPNPAMMPRQSGLGGPPTSRDQARGGPGAGRGGPGGAPGRGAPGGYQGRPGGAPGGGGAPGRGGPGGAPGGGGGFGPPRSGGGPAGRNTRGGTQGAFGRAGGPVRRGRKSKRAKRQEYDQMQAPAIGGVRVRKGDGENVRLTRGSSLSDFAEKIGADSASLVEVLFHLGEIVTATQSANDETLLLLGEELNYNVEIISPEDEDRELLESFDLEFGEHEGDDKDLAPRPPVVTVMGHVDHGKTKLLDALRNANVVDKEAGGITQSIGAYQVATEVDGTERRITLIDTPGHEAFTAMRARGAQATDIVILVVAADDGVMPQTIEALNHAKAAGVPIVVAVNKVDKPGADPIKARGQLTEYGLQPEEYGGDTMFVDVSAKAGTGLNELLEAVVLTADASLDLRANPDQNAEGLVIEAHLDRGRGPVATILVHRGTLKVGDSIVAGPAFGRVRALLDEHGENIEEATPSRPALVLGLTAVPGAGDNFMVVADDRLARQIAEKREARERNALLAQRSGRRTLEDFMSSLEKGETDELLLILKGDGSGSVEALEDALAQIDVGEGVALRVIDRGVGAITETNVMLAAASNAVIIGFNVRPQGKATELADREGVEIRYYSIIYNAIEEIEASLKGLLKPEFEEAQLGTAEIRDIFRSSKIGNIAGCMVTGGVIKRNAKARLLRDSAVVAENLDLGSLRREKDDASEVREGFECGIVLKGYNDIKVGDIIETYEMREKVRA
- a CDS encoding DUF4439 domain-containing protein, with product MSATEAMQNWLALEHESVWLYPVIGARFDQLTQRAREAHDAHLSTRDHLLARLHTLDIEPVPAKLSYAVGSLSSPQVAIKLARRLEQAIAAACLDLAGESSEQGDQKYAITRLRRAARAEMAWGGEPRAFPGLAAQS